One region of Mugil cephalus isolate CIBA_MC_2020 chromosome 17, CIBA_Mcephalus_1.1, whole genome shotgun sequence genomic DNA includes:
- the LOC125024192 gene encoding GTPase IMAP family member 8-like isoform X2, which translates to MSHNSLTNTRQRMVVVSAVEVWASLKSLLQDSSEETSPQSKFSSVGSNQVCDLTVEGNLMSLHYAELQEDMTEECVTQALEGCFKSCKEGIRSFLLLIQGGYYTKRDRRMVEILQAQFGAEALKYLVILSVEDGKVIDTLDDTLLDLINMCDGRYSRVASSAPSDGLRALLEMVDFMLAENGAAGYTDAVLAAVRKRSTENSAMNMLKQKMQEAEEKAQAFRLLMQQQEDRRAREMEELKAKHAEERMKEAAERKQYETKREGLEEAVMSHRSMLQLHMGTPDDETKKISIILLGLSGSGKSSALNLIVERAGNQYSVNGPGHETAPPTLFCERRETVAAGRQLILVDTPELWDEDGVENVEQVKDCLALALPGPHVFLLVLQVGRFTQGECEMLGHLQKIFGREFAEHAIILFVQFDANQYRPQKINDYVTGAHSTLQELIRKCGCRYYELNITKSQNALSYPQVKDLLAGINKLVASHGGHPYSTKRFSVQELQDRNNVIEDRKDGALEVNYLLRDE; encoded by the exons ATGTCTCACA ACAGTCTGACTAACACAAGGCAGAGGATGGTGGTCGTTTCTGCAGTGGAAGTATGGGCCTCTCTGAAATCTCTGCTGCAGGACAGCTCTGAGGAGACGAGTCCCCAGTCAAAATTTAGTTCTGTGGGATCCAACCAAGTCTGTGATTTGACAGTGGAGGGCAACTTGATGAGTTTGCACTATGCAGAATTACAAGAAGACATGACCGAGGAATGCGTCACCCAGGCACTGGAAGGCTGCTTCAAGTCTTGCAAAGAAGGGATCAGGTCAttcctgctgctgattcaaGGTGGATATTACACAAAGAGGGACAGAAGAATGGTTGAGATCCTGCAGGCCCAGTTTGGAGCGGAGGCTTTGAAATACCTGGTGATTCTCTCAGTGGAAGATGGAAAAGTCATCGATACGCTGGACGACACCCTGCTCGATTTGATCAACATGTGCGACGGCAGGTACTCCCGCGTGGCTTCGTCCGCTCCGAGCGACGGTCTCCGCGCGCTGCTCGAGATGGTCGACTTCATGCTGGCTGAAAACGGCGCGGCCGGTTACACCGACGCCGTGCTGGCTGCCGTAAGGAAAAGGAGCACGGAGAACTCAGCCATGAACATGCTCAAGCAGAAGATGCAAGAGGCCGAGGAGAAGGCGCAGGCCTTCAGACTCCTGATGCAGCAGCAAGAGGACAGGAGAgccagagagatggaggaactGAAGGCGAAGCACGCTgaggagaggatgaaggaggcaGCCGAAAGGAAGCAATATGAGACGAAGAGAGAGGGCCTGGAGGAGGCTGTGATGAGCCACAGATCCATGCTGCAGCTTCATATGGGCACTCCTGATG ACGAAACAAAGAAGATATCTATCATCCTGCTGGGCCTCTCTGGCAGCGGAAAGTCTTCGGCCTTGAATCTAATCGTAGAAAGAGCAGGGAACCAGTACTCAGTCAACGGGCCCGGTCACGAAACAGCCCCGCCGACCTTGTTTTgtgagaggagggagacggTGGCAGCCGGGAGGCAGCTCATCCTGGTGGACACCCCGGAGCTGTGGGACGAGGACGGGGTAGAGAACGTGGAGCAGGTGAAGGACTGCCTGGCCCTGGCCTTACCCGGACCCCACGTCTTCCTGCTGGTCCTCCAGGTGGGGCGCTTCACCCAGGGGGAGTGCGAGATGCTCGGACACCTGCAGAAGATCTTCGGTAGGGAGTTCGCGGAGCACGCCATCATCCTGTTCGTTCAGTTTGACGCCAACCAGTACAGGCCTCAGAAGATCAACGACTACGTGACCGGGGCTCACTCAACCCTGCAGGAGCTCATCCGCAAGTGTGGCTGTCGCTATTATGAGCTGAACATTACCAAGAGCCAGAATGCTCTGAGCTATCCGCAGGTGAAAGACCTCCTTGCAGGAATCAACAAACTGGTGGCCTCGCATGGAGGACACCCGTACTCAACAAAGAGGTTTTCTgtgcaggagctgcaggacagGAATAACGTGATTGAAGACAGGAAGGATGGGGCACTGGAAGTCAACTACTTATTAAGAGATGAATAA
- the cfd gene encoding complement factor D, whose amino-acid sequence MFPLCGAFKTEHLLLFCQLNGIMVSEREALVGAAFLLFAFVLQSEGIIGGREAAAHSRPYMASIQLQEGETMKHECGGFVIADQWVMTAVHCMPTGANGRKVVLGVHSLSANEETKQTFDIMELHNHPDYRELNYDNDIALIKLDRPFNASEAVRAVEFLRAGGTNPDTGAEVEAAGWGSTDNLGTRPDTLKEVVIEVMSSRRCKRSDYFGSKFTDNMICAHKVCADPCDQPHKKEDTCDGDSGGPLLYNGVVVGITSNGGKKCGQVKKPGIYTIISHYTEWIDRTMAVDSSAEPQQSS is encoded by the exons ATGTTTCCTCTGTGTGGAGCCTTTAAAACAGAACACTTGCTGCTTTTCTGCCAGTTAAACGGCATCATGGTGTCAGAGAGGGAAGCGCTCGTCGgtgctgcttttcttctgtttgccTTCGTTCTGCAGA GCGAGGGGATAATCGGGGGCAGAGAGGCTGCAGCGCACTCTCGGCCCTACATGGCCTCCATCCAGCTGCAGGAAGGAGAGACCATGAAACATGAATGTGGAGGATTTGTGATCGCGGATCAGTGGGTGATGACTGCGGTTCACTGTATGCCAACCGG GGCAAATGGAAGGAAAGTAGTGCTgggtgtccattctctgagtgCTAATGAAGAGACAAAGCAAACCTTTGACATTATGGAACTTCACAACCATCCAGACTACAGAGAGTTAAATTACGATAACGACATTGCTTTAATCAaa ctgGATCGTCCATTTAACGCCTCAGAGGCCGTGAGGGCTGTGGAATTCCTCCGAGCCGGCGGCACGAACCCCGACACCGGCGCCGAGGTCGAGGCGGCCGGCTGGGGGTCGACCGACAACCTGGggaccagaccggacacccTGAAAGAGGTGGTCATCGAGGTGATGAGCTCCAGGCGGTGCAAGCGCAGCGACTACTTCGGATCGAAGTTCACCGACAACATGATCTGTGCGCACAAGGTGTGCGCAGACCCCTGTGATCAGCCGCATAAGAAAGAAGACACCTGTGAC ggcGACTCCGGTGGTCCGCTGCTCTACAACGGCGTCGTAGTGGGCATCACCTCCAACGGAGGAAAAAAGTGTGGCCAGGTGAAAAAGCCCGGGATCTACACCATCATCTCCCACTACACCGAGTGGATCGACAGGACCATGGCCGTGGATTCCAGCGCCGAGCCGCAACAGAGCAGTTAA
- the dnaaf9 gene encoding uncharacterized protein C20orf194 homolog isoform X1 gives MAGIRRVNGKLSGINTAVSCCRLRQVQALLCEGGTATPDGILCTLGIDSRYNEGCTELAKYLFYGLYGRNQVNLDNVLEEFPEEMLDDVILLIKAECVHLYCNPLNYSYLLPYVSHWRNLHLYCMTEAEYEDEEAAEEFKISSFVTMVQDCCRIGVPYSCQGHTQRFDMFMVEKWPLIQAFALEGIGGGSLFTTKYKLMDMSEKLWKVYNRLDPVSLDGLLSEDVVIFEKQWSGFFSGMDLESHLSILELSEAQAGEAFRTYYSHGLISSNITDKSTSRQPFVLFGKHSSSEELKSYSFNFPSESHQVRSTGPQGSAARHMLLQCVAPKGPLACSRTYFFGTTHTPYLGNKNTQQKKTEVLLLSQIYSAAVEAVLSGIKCFSSTTSATKAKDVAENTFLMGLDAYNLSQYRSSLRSKCEFSIQAVNNQGIIIPLTDEDSRYVIKTASLVVHDIPDLQRNTGDLGSVVFSESFLESSINIQQRDGSVSSDSCYTILTTTVPRYACWLMESDVKQSEQAQHLTKQKEDETCLGTVLTDADAAYVFSSSQLSTPEEGKITFFSEGILFVHSQYGSITLSKDHISNIKFHHPEYSAVASLFVEYDASLMPHLPFPLHSSDQCLVFGLQPRSKSHRAFYSQVLSVWKNSESGITLHVLEPEHLTWRQKSLHTRLQKLHDSQEPPVAKRRGSLKTSYSQLPEQEMFLQHFALSSIGPEPILYDHLGVLFPSAELRKPGPGHADKVVITIITGLPGSHKEQLCNFLVQLNKGCEKWVVYEPGEDSFSASHLQQYLSSFLESQRGTRGKPRLLVLSPGYTDVLDVVQAVLFHPDPVVQACFTIGAVTACVNPFVSCMEHRFAFPKLLEQCSQGVVSTVVFTGLTAEKKHPLMQHVQQLVRSANPTAAFVLAERGAVTRNEDVTLILSESSFNEPQMLRARYVLYPGWCKGRFFSGSGTLVLTQQRVAFSRPLERPLFVTRCREIKSSLKPSPFRGNVYNIWGKVKFSDSDQLMDVSYNAVSGSLSVHPEQSLDSVTPGPKETNTPCFLVFDGVGLREDGLKDWLRLCAKPRQMKKAKKTKNTLSTQEIKNIHVTRHLDPLPPGYFYTGYQYVDIFGEKRSFHPNMDEFIKEYIAEANKEIDRFNCQLELQGQPDLFDP, from the exons ATGGCCGGTATAAGGAGAGTGAACGGGAAGTTATCTGGTATCAACACAGCTGTCAG CTGCTGTCGCCTGCGTCAAGTTCAAGCTCTGCTGTGCGAGGGTGGTACTGCCACCCCTGATGGCATCCTGTGCACTCTAG GAATTGACAGCAGATATAATGAAGGATGCACTGAGCTGGCGAAATACTTGTTTTATGGACTATACGGACGAAATCAGGTGAATCTGGACAATGTCCTTGAGGAGTTTCCCGAAGAAATGCTGGATG ATGTGATCCTGCTGATTAAGGCGGAGTGTGTTCACCTGTACTGCAACCCACTAAACTACAGTTACCTGTTGCCCTATGTGTCACACTGGAGGAACCTGCATCTCTACTGCATGACCGAGGCAGAG tatgaagatgaagaagctgCGGAGGAGTTCAAAATTTCCAGTTTTGTTACCATGGTGCAGGATTGCTGTCGTATCGGGGTCCCTTACAGTTGTCAGG gaCACACCCAACGGTTTGATATGTTTATGGTGGAAAAGTGGCCCTTAATCCAAGCGTTTGCCCTGGAGGGCATCGGTGGAGGAAGCCTTTTTACCACAAAATACAAG TTAATGGACATGAGTGAGAAGCTGTGGAAGGTTTACAACAGACTTGACCCTGTGTCCCTGGATGGGCTCCTCTCAGAG GACGTGGTAATCTTTGAGAAGCAGTGGAGTGGCTTTTTCTCCGGCATGGACCTGGAGAGTCATCTCTCCATCTTGGAGCTGTCTGAAGCACAAGCAGGAGAG GCATTTCGTACATATTACTCTCATGGACTGATCTCAAGCAACATCACAGACAAAAG TACAAGTCGGCAGCCGTTCGTGTTGTTTGGGAAACATTCCTCCTCGGAGGAACTGAAGAGTTATTCTTTCAACTTTCCGTCAGAGAGTCATCAGGTCCGCAGCACAGGGCCTCAGGgttctgcagccagacacatg CTTTTGCAGTGTGTGGCCCCCAAAGGACCTCTGGCCTGCTCCCGAACCTATTTCTTTGGAACCACCCACACCCCGTACCTTG gaaacaaaaacacccaacaaaagaaaacagaagtctT aCTTTTGTCACAGATTTATTCAGCGGCTGTTGAAGCAGTCCTTTCAGGAATCAAatgcttctcctccaccaccagcgcCACCAAG GCTAAGGATGTGGCTGAGAACACCTTTCTGATGGGGTTGGATGCTTACAACTTAAGTCAGTACCGCAGCTCTCTCAG GTCTAAATGTGAATTCAGCATTCAGGCTGTGAATAACCAAGGAAT aatAATTCCGCTGACTGATGAGGACAGCCGTTATGTGATAAAAACA GCTTCCCTGGTTGTCCACGACATCCCAGATCTGCAGAGGAACACAGGAGACCTGGGCTCTGTGGTCTTCTCTGAGTCCTTCTTGGAGTCCAGCATCAACATTCAACAGAGAG ATGGCTCTGTGTCCTCAGACAGCTGCTACACCATCCTGACTACGACCGTGCCTCGCTACGCCTGctggctg atggagTCTGATGTGAAGCAGTCTGAGCAAGCCCAACATCTCACTAAG CAGAAAGAGGATGAGACGTGTCTGGGAACTGTTCTGACGGACGCGGATGCTGCATACGTGTTCTCCAGCAGCCAGCTCTCCACACCTGAAGAAG gGAAAATAACTTTCTTCTCGGAGGGAATCCTGTTTGTCCATTCTCAGTATGGTAGCATTACTCTGTCCAAGGATCACatcagcaacatcaagttccaTCACCCG GAGTACAGCGCTGTGGCTTCTCTCTTTGTCGAGTACGACGCCAGCCTGATGCCACACCTCCCGTTCCCTCTCCACAGCTCGGATCAGTGTCTGGTCTTTGGCCTGCAGCCTAGGTCCAAGAGCCACAGGGCCTTCTATTCCCAG gtGTTGTCCGTGTGGAAAAACTCTGAGTCTGGAATAACTCTGCATGTGTTGGAACCAGAGCACCTGACCTGGAGGCAGAAAAGCTT GCACACCAGGCTGCAGAAGCTTCACGACAGTCAGGAGCCACCAGTGGCCAAACGCAGAGGCAGCCTGAAGACTTCATACTCCCAGCTGCCAGAGCAGGAAAT GTTTCTTCAGCACTTTGCCCTGAGTAGCATTGGTCCGGAGCCCATTCTGTACGACCACCTGGGGGTGCTCTTCCCCTCCGCAGAGCTGAGGAAACCAGGCCCCGGCCATGCAGACAAG GTtgtcatcaccatcatcactgGACTTCCAGGAAGCCATAAAGAGCAGCTTTGCAACTTCCTTGTCCAACTAAACAAGGGGTGTGAAAA GTGGGTGGTGTATGAGCCTGGTGAGGACAGCTTTTCAGCCTCTCACCTCCAGCAGTATTTGTCCAGCTTCCTAGAGAGCCAGAGAGGCACAAGAGGCAAACCGCGTCTGTTGGTGCTGTCACCTGG ATACACAGATGTTCTGGATGTGGTCCAGGCCGTTCTCTTCCACCCCGACCCGGTCGTCCAGGCGTGTTTCACCATCGGCGCTGTCACGGCCTGTGTGAACCCCTTCGTCTCCTGCATGGAGCATAG GTTTGCTTTTCCTAAGCTGCTGGAGCAGTGCAGCCAAG gtgttGTGAGTACAGTGGTGTTCACTGGGCTGACAGCAGAGAAGAAGCACCCTCTCATGCAGCATGTTCAGCAGTTGGTACGCTCTGCCAACCCCACCGCTGCCTTCGTACtggcagagagaggagctgtCACCAG gAATGAAGATGTGACTCTGATATTGTCTGAGAGCAGCTTCAACGAGCCGCAGATGCTGAGAGCACGTTACGTCCTCTACCCTGGATG GTGCAAAGGGCGCTTCTTTTCTGGTTCCGGGACTCTGGTCCTCACCCAGCAGCGCGTGGCTTTCAGCCGGCCCCTGGAGAGGCCTCTATTTGTCACCCGCTGTAGAG AAATCAAGTCGTCACTGAAGCCGAGCCCGTTCCGTGGAAATGTGTACAATATTTGGGGAAAAGTCAAGTTTTCCG ACTCGGACCAACTGATGGACGTGAGCTACAACGCGGTGAGTGGGAGCCTGAGTGTCCACCCGGAGCAAAGCCTTGACTCCGTGACCCCAGGCCCCAAGGAGACCAACACGCCCTGTTTCCTGGTCTTTGATGGTGTTGGCCTCCGTGAGGACGGACTGAAGGACTGGCTCAGACTGTGTGCCAAGCCG AGACAGATGAAGAAAGCAAAGAAGACTAAAAATACCCTCTCAACACAAGAAATCAAGAACATACAC GTGACCCGACACTTGGACCCACTGCCACCAGGCTACTTCTACACCGGCTATCAATACGTTGACATCTTTGGGGAGAAAAGGAGCTTCCATCCCA ACATGGACGAGTTTATCAAAGAGTACATCGCCGAGGCCAACAAAGAGATCGACCGATTCAACTGTCAGCTGGAGCTGCAGGGCCAGCCCGACCTGTTTGATCCGTGA
- the dnaaf9 gene encoding uncharacterized protein C20orf194 homolog isoform X2 — protein MAGIRRVNGKLSGINTAVSCCRLRQVQALLCEGGTATPDGILCTLGIDSRYNEGCTELAKYLFYGLYGRNQVNLDNVLEEFPEEMLDDVILLIKAECVHLYCNPLNYSYLLPYVSHWRNLHLYCMTEAEYEDEEAAEEFKISSFVTMVQDCCRIGVPYSCQGHTQRFDMFMVEKWPLIQAFALEGIGGGSLFTTKYKLMDMSEKLWKVYNRLDPVSLDGLLSEDVVIFEKQWSGFFSGMDLESHLSILELSEAQAGEAFRTYYSHGLISSNITDKSTSRQPFVLFGKHSSSEELKSYSFNFPSESHQVRSTGPQGSAARHMLLQCVAPKGPLACSRTYFFGTTHTPYLGNKNTQQKKTEVLLLSQIYSAAVEAVLSGIKCFSSTTSATKAKDVAENTFLMGLDAYNLSQYRSSLRSKCEFSIQAVNNQGIIIPLTDEDSRYVIKTASLVVHDIPDLQRNTGDLGSVVFSESFLESSINIQQRDGSVSSDSCYTILTTTVPRYACWLMESDVKQSEQAQHLTKKEDETCLGTVLTDADAAYVFSSSQLSTPEEGKITFFSEGILFVHSQYGSITLSKDHISNIKFHHPEYSAVASLFVEYDASLMPHLPFPLHSSDQCLVFGLQPRSKSHRAFYSQVLSVWKNSESGITLHVLEPEHLTWRQKSLHTRLQKLHDSQEPPVAKRRGSLKTSYSQLPEQEMFLQHFALSSIGPEPILYDHLGVLFPSAELRKPGPGHADKVVITIITGLPGSHKEQLCNFLVQLNKGCEKWVVYEPGEDSFSASHLQQYLSSFLESQRGTRGKPRLLVLSPGYTDVLDVVQAVLFHPDPVVQACFTIGAVTACVNPFVSCMEHRFAFPKLLEQCSQGVVSTVVFTGLTAEKKHPLMQHVQQLVRSANPTAAFVLAERGAVTRNEDVTLILSESSFNEPQMLRARYVLYPGWCKGRFFSGSGTLVLTQQRVAFSRPLERPLFVTRCREIKSSLKPSPFRGNVYNIWGKVKFSDSDQLMDVSYNAVSGSLSVHPEQSLDSVTPGPKETNTPCFLVFDGVGLREDGLKDWLRLCAKPRQMKKAKKTKNTLSTQEIKNIHVTRHLDPLPPGYFYTGYQYVDIFGEKRSFHPNMDEFIKEYIAEANKEIDRFNCQLELQGQPDLFDP, from the exons ATGGCCGGTATAAGGAGAGTGAACGGGAAGTTATCTGGTATCAACACAGCTGTCAG CTGCTGTCGCCTGCGTCAAGTTCAAGCTCTGCTGTGCGAGGGTGGTACTGCCACCCCTGATGGCATCCTGTGCACTCTAG GAATTGACAGCAGATATAATGAAGGATGCACTGAGCTGGCGAAATACTTGTTTTATGGACTATACGGACGAAATCAGGTGAATCTGGACAATGTCCTTGAGGAGTTTCCCGAAGAAATGCTGGATG ATGTGATCCTGCTGATTAAGGCGGAGTGTGTTCACCTGTACTGCAACCCACTAAACTACAGTTACCTGTTGCCCTATGTGTCACACTGGAGGAACCTGCATCTCTACTGCATGACCGAGGCAGAG tatgaagatgaagaagctgCGGAGGAGTTCAAAATTTCCAGTTTTGTTACCATGGTGCAGGATTGCTGTCGTATCGGGGTCCCTTACAGTTGTCAGG gaCACACCCAACGGTTTGATATGTTTATGGTGGAAAAGTGGCCCTTAATCCAAGCGTTTGCCCTGGAGGGCATCGGTGGAGGAAGCCTTTTTACCACAAAATACAAG TTAATGGACATGAGTGAGAAGCTGTGGAAGGTTTACAACAGACTTGACCCTGTGTCCCTGGATGGGCTCCTCTCAGAG GACGTGGTAATCTTTGAGAAGCAGTGGAGTGGCTTTTTCTCCGGCATGGACCTGGAGAGTCATCTCTCCATCTTGGAGCTGTCTGAAGCACAAGCAGGAGAG GCATTTCGTACATATTACTCTCATGGACTGATCTCAAGCAACATCACAGACAAAAG TACAAGTCGGCAGCCGTTCGTGTTGTTTGGGAAACATTCCTCCTCGGAGGAACTGAAGAGTTATTCTTTCAACTTTCCGTCAGAGAGTCATCAGGTCCGCAGCACAGGGCCTCAGGgttctgcagccagacacatg CTTTTGCAGTGTGTGGCCCCCAAAGGACCTCTGGCCTGCTCCCGAACCTATTTCTTTGGAACCACCCACACCCCGTACCTTG gaaacaaaaacacccaacaaaagaaaacagaagtctT aCTTTTGTCACAGATTTATTCAGCGGCTGTTGAAGCAGTCCTTTCAGGAATCAAatgcttctcctccaccaccagcgcCACCAAG GCTAAGGATGTGGCTGAGAACACCTTTCTGATGGGGTTGGATGCTTACAACTTAAGTCAGTACCGCAGCTCTCTCAG GTCTAAATGTGAATTCAGCATTCAGGCTGTGAATAACCAAGGAAT aatAATTCCGCTGACTGATGAGGACAGCCGTTATGTGATAAAAACA GCTTCCCTGGTTGTCCACGACATCCCAGATCTGCAGAGGAACACAGGAGACCTGGGCTCTGTGGTCTTCTCTGAGTCCTTCTTGGAGTCCAGCATCAACATTCAACAGAGAG ATGGCTCTGTGTCCTCAGACAGCTGCTACACCATCCTGACTACGACCGTGCCTCGCTACGCCTGctggctg atggagTCTGATGTGAAGCAGTCTGAGCAAGCCCAACATCTCACTAAG AAAGAGGATGAGACGTGTCTGGGAACTGTTCTGACGGACGCGGATGCTGCATACGTGTTCTCCAGCAGCCAGCTCTCCACACCTGAAGAAG gGAAAATAACTTTCTTCTCGGAGGGAATCCTGTTTGTCCATTCTCAGTATGGTAGCATTACTCTGTCCAAGGATCACatcagcaacatcaagttccaTCACCCG GAGTACAGCGCTGTGGCTTCTCTCTTTGTCGAGTACGACGCCAGCCTGATGCCACACCTCCCGTTCCCTCTCCACAGCTCGGATCAGTGTCTGGTCTTTGGCCTGCAGCCTAGGTCCAAGAGCCACAGGGCCTTCTATTCCCAG gtGTTGTCCGTGTGGAAAAACTCTGAGTCTGGAATAACTCTGCATGTGTTGGAACCAGAGCACCTGACCTGGAGGCAGAAAAGCTT GCACACCAGGCTGCAGAAGCTTCACGACAGTCAGGAGCCACCAGTGGCCAAACGCAGAGGCAGCCTGAAGACTTCATACTCCCAGCTGCCAGAGCAGGAAAT GTTTCTTCAGCACTTTGCCCTGAGTAGCATTGGTCCGGAGCCCATTCTGTACGACCACCTGGGGGTGCTCTTCCCCTCCGCAGAGCTGAGGAAACCAGGCCCCGGCCATGCAGACAAG GTtgtcatcaccatcatcactgGACTTCCAGGAAGCCATAAAGAGCAGCTTTGCAACTTCCTTGTCCAACTAAACAAGGGGTGTGAAAA GTGGGTGGTGTATGAGCCTGGTGAGGACAGCTTTTCAGCCTCTCACCTCCAGCAGTATTTGTCCAGCTTCCTAGAGAGCCAGAGAGGCACAAGAGGCAAACCGCGTCTGTTGGTGCTGTCACCTGG ATACACAGATGTTCTGGATGTGGTCCAGGCCGTTCTCTTCCACCCCGACCCGGTCGTCCAGGCGTGTTTCACCATCGGCGCTGTCACGGCCTGTGTGAACCCCTTCGTCTCCTGCATGGAGCATAG GTTTGCTTTTCCTAAGCTGCTGGAGCAGTGCAGCCAAG gtgttGTGAGTACAGTGGTGTTCACTGGGCTGACAGCAGAGAAGAAGCACCCTCTCATGCAGCATGTTCAGCAGTTGGTACGCTCTGCCAACCCCACCGCTGCCTTCGTACtggcagagagaggagctgtCACCAG gAATGAAGATGTGACTCTGATATTGTCTGAGAGCAGCTTCAACGAGCCGCAGATGCTGAGAGCACGTTACGTCCTCTACCCTGGATG GTGCAAAGGGCGCTTCTTTTCTGGTTCCGGGACTCTGGTCCTCACCCAGCAGCGCGTGGCTTTCAGCCGGCCCCTGGAGAGGCCTCTATTTGTCACCCGCTGTAGAG AAATCAAGTCGTCACTGAAGCCGAGCCCGTTCCGTGGAAATGTGTACAATATTTGGGGAAAAGTCAAGTTTTCCG ACTCGGACCAACTGATGGACGTGAGCTACAACGCGGTGAGTGGGAGCCTGAGTGTCCACCCGGAGCAAAGCCTTGACTCCGTGACCCCAGGCCCCAAGGAGACCAACACGCCCTGTTTCCTGGTCTTTGATGGTGTTGGCCTCCGTGAGGACGGACTGAAGGACTGGCTCAGACTGTGTGCCAAGCCG AGACAGATGAAGAAAGCAAAGAAGACTAAAAATACCCTCTCAACACAAGAAATCAAGAACATACAC GTGACCCGACACTTGGACCCACTGCCACCAGGCTACTTCTACACCGGCTATCAATACGTTGACATCTTTGGGGAGAAAAGGAGCTTCCATCCCA ACATGGACGAGTTTATCAAAGAGTACATCGCCGAGGCCAACAAAGAGATCGACCGATTCAACTGTCAGCTGGAGCTGCAGGGCCAGCCCGACCTGTTTGATCCGTGA
- the LOC125024192 gene encoding GTPase IMAP family member 8-like isoform X1, with translation MSHTDSLTNTRQRMVVVSAVEVWASLKSLLQDSSEETSPQSKFSSVGSNQVCDLTVEGNLMSLHYAELQEDMTEECVTQALEGCFKSCKEGIRSFLLLIQGGYYTKRDRRMVEILQAQFGAEALKYLVILSVEDGKVIDTLDDTLLDLINMCDGRYSRVASSAPSDGLRALLEMVDFMLAENGAAGYTDAVLAAVRKRSTENSAMNMLKQKMQEAEEKAQAFRLLMQQQEDRRAREMEELKAKHAEERMKEAAERKQYETKREGLEEAVMSHRSMLQLHMGTPDDETKKISIILLGLSGSGKSSALNLIVERAGNQYSVNGPGHETAPPTLFCERRETVAAGRQLILVDTPELWDEDGVENVEQVKDCLALALPGPHVFLLVLQVGRFTQGECEMLGHLQKIFGREFAEHAIILFVQFDANQYRPQKINDYVTGAHSTLQELIRKCGCRYYELNITKSQNALSYPQVKDLLAGINKLVASHGGHPYSTKRFSVQELQDRNNVIEDRKDGALEVNYLLRDE, from the exons ATGTCTCACA CAGACAGTCTGACTAACACAAGGCAGAGGATGGTGGTCGTTTCTGCAGTGGAAGTATGGGCCTCTCTGAAATCTCTGCTGCAGGACAGCTCTGAGGAGACGAGTCCCCAGTCAAAATTTAGTTCTGTGGGATCCAACCAAGTCTGTGATTTGACAGTGGAGGGCAACTTGATGAGTTTGCACTATGCAGAATTACAAGAAGACATGACCGAGGAATGCGTCACCCAGGCACTGGAAGGCTGCTTCAAGTCTTGCAAAGAAGGGATCAGGTCAttcctgctgctgattcaaGGTGGATATTACACAAAGAGGGACAGAAGAATGGTTGAGATCCTGCAGGCCCAGTTTGGAGCGGAGGCTTTGAAATACCTGGTGATTCTCTCAGTGGAAGATGGAAAAGTCATCGATACGCTGGACGACACCCTGCTCGATTTGATCAACATGTGCGACGGCAGGTACTCCCGCGTGGCTTCGTCCGCTCCGAGCGACGGTCTCCGCGCGCTGCTCGAGATGGTCGACTTCATGCTGGCTGAAAACGGCGCGGCCGGTTACACCGACGCCGTGCTGGCTGCCGTAAGGAAAAGGAGCACGGAGAACTCAGCCATGAACATGCTCAAGCAGAAGATGCAAGAGGCCGAGGAGAAGGCGCAGGCCTTCAGACTCCTGATGCAGCAGCAAGAGGACAGGAGAgccagagagatggaggaactGAAGGCGAAGCACGCTgaggagaggatgaaggaggcaGCCGAAAGGAAGCAATATGAGACGAAGAGAGAGGGCCTGGAGGAGGCTGTGATGAGCCACAGATCCATGCTGCAGCTTCATATGGGCACTCCTGATG ACGAAACAAAGAAGATATCTATCATCCTGCTGGGCCTCTCTGGCAGCGGAAAGTCTTCGGCCTTGAATCTAATCGTAGAAAGAGCAGGGAACCAGTACTCAGTCAACGGGCCCGGTCACGAAACAGCCCCGCCGACCTTGTTTTgtgagaggagggagacggTGGCAGCCGGGAGGCAGCTCATCCTGGTGGACACCCCGGAGCTGTGGGACGAGGACGGGGTAGAGAACGTGGAGCAGGTGAAGGACTGCCTGGCCCTGGCCTTACCCGGACCCCACGTCTTCCTGCTGGTCCTCCAGGTGGGGCGCTTCACCCAGGGGGAGTGCGAGATGCTCGGACACCTGCAGAAGATCTTCGGTAGGGAGTTCGCGGAGCACGCCATCATCCTGTTCGTTCAGTTTGACGCCAACCAGTACAGGCCTCAGAAGATCAACGACTACGTGACCGGGGCTCACTCAACCCTGCAGGAGCTCATCCGCAAGTGTGGCTGTCGCTATTATGAGCTGAACATTACCAAGAGCCAGAATGCTCTGAGCTATCCGCAGGTGAAAGACCTCCTTGCAGGAATCAACAAACTGGTGGCCTCGCATGGAGGACACCCGTACTCAACAAAGAGGTTTTCTgtgcaggagctgcaggacagGAATAACGTGATTGAAGACAGGAAGGATGGGGCACTGGAAGTCAACTACTTATTAAGAGATGAATAA